One Cucumis sativus cultivar 9930 chromosome 1, Cucumber_9930_V3, whole genome shotgun sequence DNA segment encodes these proteins:
- the LOC101223226 gene encoding uncharacterized protein At1g15400 gives MAELQRSAVSFRRQGSSGLVWDDRFLSGELKPTTKRLHEDQHNVVFLSGELRPSRSVRSGGAPTFERHRSSAAYKMDTISPSPSPSPSRGDPSSPKFAGCGFCGVFGRPVGGNRQHKSNKRRSE, from the coding sequence ATGGCGGAGTTGCAAAGGTCCGCCGTGTCGTTCCGGCGACAGGGTTCCTCCGGCTTGGTGTGGGACGACAGATTCTTGAGCGGCGAATTGAAACCGACCACGAAGCGCCTCCATGAAGACCAACACAACGTTGTTTTTCTTTCCGGTGAGTTGAGGCCTTCTCGAAGCGTCAGATCCGGCGGTGCCCCTACATTTGAACGACACCGATCTTCTGCCGCATATAAAATGGACACAATATCACCGTCGCCGTCGCCGTCGCCGAGCAGGGGAGATCCATCCTCACCAAAGTTCGCCGGCTGTGGATTCTGCGGCGTGTTTGGTCGCCCCGTCGGCGGAAATCGCCAACACAAATCTAACAAGCGTCGATCGGAgtaa
- the LOC101212261 gene encoding zinc finger Ran-binding domain-containing protein 2 isoform X1 produces MSWSAGDWICNVCQNVNFKKREACHRCGYPKYGGPDPSTYSYNKTEALAGDWYCTTVSCGAHNYASRPNCFRCGAFKSVYPGDYGAYMMGSDQYGSDASIPPGWKSGDWICPRMGCGVHNYASRMECFKCKTPRDFGHLGV; encoded by the exons ATGAGTTGGTCAGCAGGAGATTGGATATGCAACGTTTGCCAGAAcgtaaactttaaaaaaagagaagcaTGCCATCGATGTGGTTACCCCAAGTATGGAGGTCCAGACCCATCAACTTACAGTTACAACAAGACGGAGGCGTTGGCTGGAGACTGGTACTGCACCACCGTCAGCTGTGGAGCTCACAATTACGCCAGCCGCCCCAACTGCTTTAGATGTGGTGCATTTAAGTCCGTCTATCCTGGTGATTATGGCGCCTACATGATGGGTTCGGATCAGTATGGATCTGATGCAAGCATCCCACCTGGATGGAAATCTGGAGACTGGATTTGCCCTAG AATGGGATGCGGAGTACATAATTATGCAAGCAGAATGGAGTGTTTTAAATGCAAAACACCAAGAGATTTCG GTCACTTGGGTGTGTGA
- the LOC116401705 gene encoding mediator of DNA damage checkpoint protein 1-like — protein MWLQACQCALAHNFYYILLLKLQVNCKLLRAWIFSSSWLKESYREGRFVDELPYILNDDDYISKYRASLKAAVLRAKACPGALFEGYDVCISAHAQPPPKTLSLIVKSAGGNESSLLLYKSRVLGLVLYITYTTTIIWLSSHLMKT, from the exons ATGTGGCTTCAAGCGTGTCAGTGTGCTCTTGCtcataatttttactatatcttgttactaaaattgcaagttaattgcaaattacTCAGAGCTTGGATTTTCTCCTCCAGTTGGTTAAAGGAAAGCTACCGGGAAGGCAGATTTGTTG ACGAGTTGCCTTACATACTAAATGATGATGACTACATATCGAAGTATCGAGCCAGCCTAAAAGCTGCAGTTCTCAGGGCAAAAGCATGTCCTGGAGCTTTATTTGAAGGGTATGATGTTTGCATATCAGCTCACGCTCAACCACCACCTAAAACTCTATCCCTGATAGTCAAGTCAGCCGGTGGAAATGAAAGTTCTCTGTTATTATACAAATCTCGAGTACTAGGTTTGGTTctctatattacatatacaacCACTATAATATGGCTATCCTCCCATCTAATGAAGACGTGA
- the LOC101212261 gene encoding zinc finger Ran-binding domain-containing protein 2 isoform X2: MSWSAGDWICNVCQNVNFKKREACHRCGYPKYGGPDPSTYSYNKTEALAGDWYCTTVSCGAHNYASRPNCFRCGAFKSVYPGDYGAYMMGSDQYGSDASIPPGWKSGDWICPRMGCGVHNYASRMECFKCKTPRDFGGAV; encoded by the exons ATGAGTTGGTCAGCAGGAGATTGGATATGCAACGTTTGCCAGAAcgtaaactttaaaaaaagagaagcaTGCCATCGATGTGGTTACCCCAAGTATGGAGGTCCAGACCCATCAACTTACAGTTACAACAAGACGGAGGCGTTGGCTGGAGACTGGTACTGCACCACCGTCAGCTGTGGAGCTCACAATTACGCCAGCCGCCCCAACTGCTTTAGATGTGGTGCATTTAAGTCCGTCTATCCTGGTGATTATGGCGCCTACATGATGGGTTCGGATCAGTATGGATCTGATGCAAGCATCCCACCTGGATGGAAATCTGGAGACTGGATTTGCCCTAG AATGGGATGCGGAGTACATAATTATGCAAGCAGAATGGAGTGTTTTAAATGCAAAACACCAAGAGATTTCG GTGGTGCAGTGTAA